A window of Benincasa hispida cultivar B227 chromosome 9, ASM972705v1, whole genome shotgun sequence genomic DNA:
GGAAATATGTGAAAATATGTTGAAATATGTTGAAATATGCTATAATATCATAGAACGGGTAACAAGATAACCTAGCTTTTCGAGAGGGCTAGTCTCtcccttaatttcaaaaaaatttcttccAAATACTTCACACCCTTTTTCTCAACCTACTCCCTCTATTTATAATCAAAAGCCATAACAAGCTCACTATCTAATTACCAAAATGCCTCTTCTAGTAACTATCCTAATATTTACTAATAATCCTACTATTCCCATAACTAGGGGTCTTCCAAGGTGCTTGTACCTaacaatggtatcagagccggTTGACGTTCTGGAGTGGAACCGGTTTAGGGTTCTGATCGGGTGTGGCCGAGTGAAGTACCGCTAGAGTAGCCGTTGGGAGGTCGGCTTTCTAGGGATGGGGTATTGTTAGGAACCAAGATAGTATGGGATGTCTTTGTCTCACATTGGTTAGAACTGGATGACCAATGTGATACTTAAGTGGCTTGGCTCTCCCATCCCAATAACTAGCATTTGGGGTGTGTTCTCCAAGGTGCTTAAGTACCTAACACATTTATCCAACAAAACATTCACGATTCAACAAATCAAAACAAAGTAGACTAGAACCTAGAAAAACTTGAAGCCTCTCAAGTGTCAAATCTTCATAACATTATCATCTTGATCACTTTCACCACCATCATCTTCCAAAACATCACCCTCCAATCTGGTTCCTTTAAAGACAATAGCTACTTCAAGCATGCTGgcattttcaaaagaatcaaaagTATCTCCAACAATATCCTATGACTTAGTCTCTCCTTTTGGATATTCTGGAGTTTTCGCGGAAAAAAGCGTAGATCCAAATCCTCTGTAGATCCCATGCCATGAGAGAGTCAATTAAAGAGTATGTACTCCAATTTCTCTCACAACATGAAGAGGAAAAAGATTTCACTTTCAAAGCAATTGGTTGAAGCATTTGTTCATAGACCCCATGAGTTGCCTACCAACGTATAGGATCGATAACATATCTTTGAGATATAAGCATACTCAGCAAAATCTCCAGATTTGAAAAGTTACAAAATCCATGTTCACTTTTGCAGGATCTGCAAGGTCACTAAAATCATTCTTAAAACACTTCATTCTCTCTCGAGTTAGTTCGACCTCTTGAGCCATTCAATTAAAGGACTTTGTATGTCATTCTTTACTATAGTATCTAAATAGAGGTTTAAAAAACTGTTACtcttataaaatataaactataaggtTAGAATATAAGATAGAAaagataatataattaaatacctTGGATTCAAGAAATGTGCTAAACAATGAAGTGCAGTATTATTCTTATTCCAACAATCAATGAAAATATTACACCACATCATAAAAAGGGGACAAGTCACTTGTTGCAATTCTTCATGTTTATAAATCATTGTCTTCACCTTTTTAATCATTGTATCCCATATATCATACATCAAATCTAGACAAGGTGCATGTATTCCAAACTCAGATCATATATGAAGCGAAGGAAAGAATATAACCATAAGTTATCAACTTATCAAGCACCAACTCCTTTATATGCCAGCCTTTCCTGCATCATCTTTTCTGTGATTTTCCCATGTATCACTAATGACcatgacgtaaactacctttaatTAGTTTAGTTTATACCTCTTAAGCATGATGATAACCAATGCAAAAACGTGTTTCAATCACATAAAGCAATTTAAGAGATTCAAATTCATTAAACATGACGGACCTCATTGAATGATTCATAATACAAATTTTCATAACTATAACGTCACTAGCAGTAATAGAGATGCAGTTGCATTTCTTATATACAAGTTGATTGATTTCAACATTCTTGGCAGTACAAATGTTCTTCAAGGCAAGAACATTTGTGGGAAATTGTATTTGTGGGAAATTTTTGGAAATTGGCAGTATTTACTACACATGGTGTTAATACAATTGTGGGAAATTGTGTTTTGATTACCCATTTAATGCCTATCCCTAAATATTTTATCGGGAGATATGAGAGGCCTCTATCTTCCTTTGACTACAGAATACACGAGAGAGAGAATAATAGGTCAGAAGATGTTTCTCTGTAACTTTTGTTGCACCTTGGTGGATGAATATTATTTTAACATGATTATAAATTTAGTGCCTTGGAGATGAGATAAAAGATGGAACAAGATTGGAGTATCAAAATTTACGACTTGATTTTTTTCTATTACTTTCTGAAGGATGATACTATTTTATTAGCTGAGTTCTATATACATTTTCAATTTATACATATAACATTTTGCATATATACATTTGCAATTTTGCATATAACTTTGCCTAGCTTCTCGTGTTATGGTCTAGTATAGACAAGACCCTAGCCATTCCTTTTTCTTATCATAGTTTACCTTTTTTCATGTATCCTTCAGGTGAGTCGCTCCCCAGTTTTCAAAGCTATGCTTGAGAATGAAATGGAAGAAAGTCGTAGCGGTACCATAAAAATCAGCGATGTTTCATTTGATGCCCTCCGTGCCTTTGTTAATTATTTGTACACAGCAGACGCCTGTCTTGATGAGCAAATGGCTTATGACCTTTTAGTTTTGGCTGAGAAGTACGAAGTGAAGCATCTGAAGGCACATTGCGAGAAGTTCCTAATATCAAAACTGAACTGGGACAACTCGATCATGAACTATGTCTTTGCACACCAGCACAATGGCAAGCATATGATCGATGCAGCTTTGTCGGTGATTATCGACAACATGGACAAGCTTACCAAAAGGGAGGAGTATATGGAACTTGTCGAGAAGGATCCACGGCTTGTCGTGGAAGTCTATGAAGCTTACATGTCTAAACAGGTAAATACTGCTGCTTGTAGAGATTGTTCTGTGAAATAAAACTGAAGATCTTATACCCATTGTGATTTGTTTTGTGTGCTTGCAAGGACTGTTCTTTAAGATGAGCATGCACTCCAATAACATTCAGAATGTATCTTGTTAAAAGAAAACCAGAACGTAAACGGAATTTGATCTAATCGATATGAAATTTGCTCGTTTGGCTGTAAATTTTTCTAACCCTATACTGGGTTCATGGTTGTATGTATTTTTTCCTGTGTTCTTCCGTTGAGGCAGATTTTaggtataatatatatgt
This region includes:
- the LOC120087038 gene encoding BTB/POZ domain-containing protein At4g08455; its protein translation is MRRRVLSSTAISDTENESDQEMMKCLSCQDEYPSRHAGTCKECYDEANETEEELKREIEDLKSKVAFLRFWSPLDHLHNRSNAPCFTDVVLIASSDGPEGYAVPLPAHKAVLVSRSPVFKAMLENEMEESRSGTIKISDVSFDALRAFVNYLYTADACLDEQMAYDLLVLAEKYEVKHLKAHCEKFLISKLNWDNSIMNYVFAHQHNGKHMIDAALSVIIDNMDKLTKREEYMELVEKDPRLVVEVYEAYMSKQVNTAACRDCSVK